Proteins from one Panthera leo isolate Ple1 chromosome D1, P.leo_Ple1_pat1.1, whole genome shotgun sequence genomic window:
- the PIH1D2 gene encoding PIH1 domain-containing protein 2, translating into MESSSKGLLTQVTQFWNLLDDLAESNPEGYEKFIQQQLKEGEQLCAAPEPWLCLQTRILKPKEKILFINLCQWKRIPAPQSNTHPVPLSIGRPEDRSETSDVYTVLDVAYNPDVLQAAEKDQVKKDQLIQMAMKCIEEKLQFTLSHSYSITNFRIKGSIQRMKQNLLRMQTDPTDLREKMKKELTLEQISSTVSNPDDFQLLLPKDEVSSKTRCLIEEISSTESQVEMKEPAYELKIVADQNEKPLKIEIKVELPGINSASLCDLSVSEDDLLIEVPEKYRLYLNLPESVDTEMTTAKFIKEKATLIIIMPVV; encoded by the exons ATGGAGTCTTCCTCAAAGGGTCTGCTCACCCAAGTTACTCAGTTCTGGAACCTCCTAGACGATCTGGCTGAAAGCAACCCTGAGGGCTACGAGAAGTTTATTCAACAGCAGCTGAAAGAAGGGGAACAGCTCTGTGCCGCCCCAGAACCATGGCTCTGTCTGCAAACCAGGATCCTG aaaccaaaggaaaaaatacttttcatcAACCTGTGTCAGTGGAAAAGGATCCCAGCTCCCCAGTCAAACACTCATCCGGTACCTCTAAGTATTGGCAGACCAGAAGATAGGTCTGAGACATCAG atgtttatacaGTCCTCGATGTGGCCTACAATCCTGATGTTCTCCAGGCAGCAGAAAAGGACCAAGTGAAAAAAGATCAATTAATACAGATGGCCATGAAATGCATTGAGGAAAAACTCCAATTCACTCTCTCACACTCTTACAGCATTACTAACTTTAGAATAAAAGGAAGCATTCAAAGGATGAAACAAAATCTGTTGAGAATGCAAACTGACCCCACAgatttaagagagaaaatgaaaaagg aaCTAACCCTTGAACAGATAAGTAGTACTGTGAGCAATCCAGACGACTTCCAACTTTTATTGCCAAAAGATGAAGTTTCAAGCAAAACAAGGTGTCTGATAGAGGAGATTTCCAGTACAGAGAGCCAGGTAGAGATGAAGGAACCAGCCTATGAATTAAAAATTGTGGCTGATCAGAATGAGAAACCtctgaaaattgaaataaaagttgAATTGCCTGGTATTAATTCCGCATCTCTCTGTGACCTTAGTGTTTCTGAG GATGACTTATTGATTGAGGTCCCTGAGAAGTACAGATTATATCTGAATCTTCCAGAATCTGTGGATACTGAAATGACTACAGCAAAATTTATCAAAGAGAAAGCTACATTAATCATCATAATGCCAGTGGTATAA